From Streptomyces sp. GSL17-111, one genomic window encodes:
- the crtI gene encoding phytoene desaturase family protein, whose protein sequence is MKAVKGATDHVVVVGAGLSGLSAALHLLAAGRAVTVVERADEPGGRAGRRSASGYHIDTGPTVLTMPDLVDEAMGAVGERLTDRVELYRLDPAYRARFADGSHIDVHTDAQAMEAEILRVATPADARGYRRLRGWLEQLYRVQMRTFIDANFDSPLGLLGPDLARLAALGGFGSWHGRVARFVRDERLRRIFSFQALYAGVPPTRALAAYAVIAYMDTVAGVWFPRGGMHAVPRAMADAAGAAGARFVFGTEVSALERAGGRAAAVRTADGGRIACDAVVLTCDLPVAHRLLGGAPRRPMALRYAPSAVVLHLGGERTWPELGHHTLSFGAAWERTFDELTRTGSLMTDPSLLVTRPTATDPGLAPAGRHLHYVLAPCPNLHRGPRDWDRLAPRYRDEICAELRRRGLDGFGDAPEFEEVVTPADWARQGMAAGTPFSAAHTFAQTGPFRPRNLPRGWDNVVLAGCGTTPGVGVPTAVVSGRLAAARVTGGPRRPRRGGADASALTAAGTGGAR, encoded by the coding sequence GTGAAGGCGGTCAAGGGGGCGACGGACCACGTGGTCGTCGTCGGAGCCGGGCTGTCCGGCCTCTCGGCGGCACTGCACCTGCTGGCGGCGGGGCGGGCGGTGACGGTGGTGGAGCGGGCCGACGAGCCGGGCGGCCGGGCCGGCCGCCGATCGGCGTCCGGCTACCACATCGACACCGGTCCGACGGTGCTGACCATGCCGGACCTCGTGGACGAGGCGATGGGAGCGGTGGGTGAACGGCTCACCGACCGGGTGGAGTTGTACCGGCTCGACCCGGCCTACCGGGCCCGCTTCGCCGACGGCTCGCACATCGACGTGCACACCGACGCGCAGGCCATGGAGGCGGAGATCCTGCGGGTCGCCACCCCGGCGGACGCCCGGGGCTACCGGCGGCTGCGCGGCTGGCTGGAACAGCTGTACCGGGTGCAGATGCGGACCTTCATCGACGCCAACTTCGACTCCCCCCTCGGCCTGCTCGGCCCCGACCTGGCGCGGCTGGCCGCGCTCGGCGGTTTCGGGTCGTGGCACGGCAGGGTGGCCCGCTTCGTGCGGGACGAGCGGCTGCGGCGGATCTTCTCGTTCCAGGCGCTGTACGCGGGCGTTCCCCCGACCCGGGCCCTGGCCGCGTACGCGGTCATCGCCTACATGGACACCGTGGCCGGGGTGTGGTTCCCCCGGGGCGGGATGCACGCCGTGCCCCGGGCCATGGCGGACGCCGCAGGGGCGGCCGGGGCCCGGTTCGTCTTCGGCACGGAGGTGTCCGCGCTCGAACGCGCCGGGGGCCGCGCCGCCGCCGTGCGGACGGCGGACGGGGGCCGCATCGCCTGCGACGCCGTCGTCCTCACCTGCGACCTGCCCGTCGCGCACCGCCTGCTGGGCGGGGCGCCACGCCGCCCGATGGCGCTGCGCTACGCGCCCTCGGCCGTCGTCCTCCACCTGGGCGGGGAGCGGACGTGGCCGGAGCTGGGCCACCACACGCTGTCGTTCGGCGCCGCGTGGGAACGCACCTTCGACGAACTCACCCGGACGGGCTCACTGATGACGGACCCCTCGCTCCTCGTGACCCGCCCGACGGCCACCGACCCCGGCCTGGCCCCGGCGGGGCGGCACCTGCACTACGTACTGGCCCCGTGCCCCAACCTGCACCGCGGCCCGCGCGACTGGGACCGGCTGGCGCCCCGCTACCGCGACGAGATCTGCGCCGAGCTCCGGCGGCGCGGCCTGGACGGCTTCGGGGACGCGCCGGAGTTCGAGGAGGTCGTCACCCCGGCCGACTGGGCACGCCAGGGGATGGCGGCGGGCACGCCGTTCTCCGCCGCCCACACCTTCGCCCAGACTGGGCCGTTCCGCCCGCGCAACCTGCCGCGGGGGTGGGACAACGTCGTCCTGGCGGGCTGCGGGACGACGCCCGGCGTGGGCGTGCCCACCGCCGTCGTCTCGGGCAGGCTGGCCGCCGCCCGGGTCACCGGCGGCCCACGCCGTCCGCGGCGGGGCGGTGCGGACGCGTCCGCGCTCACGGCGGCCGGAACGGGAGGTGCGCGATGA